In Miniphocaeibacter halophilus, the following proteins share a genomic window:
- a CDS encoding DUF3841 domain-containing protein: MLLYTCQDIKSLELIEKNGRFINKKKYIEDHFDDISDIFLRCYDWFVKEADKIVSKPSDVEYPIWCSTSVEATFRPTETEIVYILDIPDDKIILFDGGKWDYVLNLIYLPKNEEDLIKYREKLKLKGINNQYDIFHSNISNFYKEEQEEIVSSWHRIFDIKDSTNFSLQGNIWEIKKENILEIVEYGNSIPMKYYLKEKNLSI; the protein is encoded by the coding sequence ATGCTTTTATATACATGTCAAGATATTAAATCATTAGAATTAATTGAAAAAAACGGAAGATTTATTAACAAGAAAAAATATATAGAAGACCATTTTGACGATATTTCCGATATTTTTCTTAGATGTTATGATTGGTTTGTAAAAGAAGCAGATAAAATAGTTTCCAAACCTTCTGATGTAGAGTATCCAATATGGTGTAGTACAAGTGTTGAAGCTACTTTTAGGCCTACTGAAACAGAAATAGTCTATATACTCGATATTCCTGATGATAAAATTATACTCTTTGATGGTGGTAAATGGGACTATGTTCTAAATCTTATTTATCTTCCGAAAAATGAAGAGGATTTAATTAAATACAGGGAAAAACTTAAGCTAAAAGGCATAAATAACCAATACGATATTTTTCATAGTAATATTTCAAATTTCTACAAGGAAGAACAAGAGGAAATAGTATCGAGTTGGCATCGAATTTTTGATATTAAGGACTCTACAAATTTTTCTTTACAGGGAAATATTTGGGAAATAAAAAAGGAAAATATTCTAGAAATAGTAGAATATGGCAATAGTATTCCTATGAAATACTATTTAAAGGAAAAAAATCTAAGTATATAG